A DNA window from Helianthus annuus cultivar XRQ/B chromosome 15, HanXRQr2.0-SUNRISE, whole genome shotgun sequence contains the following coding sequences:
- the LOC110911224 gene encoding secoisolariciresinol dehydrogenase → MAATSKRLEGKVALITGAASGIGECSAKLFAKHGAKIVIADIQDQLGQAVCEAIGFSNSIYVHCDVANEEDVKNAVDIAVATFGKLDIMFNNAGIVDPYKARIIDYEKIDFERVLSVNVTGVFLGMKHAARVMVPARAGSIISTASVASNLGGLNTHAYTCAKHAVTGLTKNLAVELGQFGIRVNCLSPYAVATPLATNFLEMDREAVENKANLLANLKGVTLKADDIAKAALFLVSDEAKYISGQNLFIDGGFGIVNPSFNMFQYPDSL, encoded by the exons ATGGCAGCTACTTCCAAAAG ATTAGAAGGAAAGGTGGCGTTGATAACCGGAGCAGCAAGTGGAATAGGGGAGTGTTCTGCAAAGCTATTTGCTAAACATGGTGCAAAAATCGTCATTGCAGACATTCAAGACCAACTTGGTCAAGCAGTTTGTGAAGCTATAGGTTTTTCAAACTCGATATATGTTCATTGTGACGTAGCCAATGAAGAAGATGTTAAAAATGCTGTGGATATTGCAGTCGCCACTTTTGGAAAACTCGATATCATGTTCAATAATGCAGGTATAGTAGATCCTTACAAGGCACGCATCATCGACTATGAAAAGATAGACTTTGAGCGTGTGCTTAGTGTTAACGTTACGGGGGTCTTTCTTGGCATGAAACATGCTGCTAGGGTTATGGTTCCGGCACGGGCCGGCTCAATAATCTCTACGGCTAGTGTTGCTTCAAATTTAGGTGGTTTGAACACACATGCTTATACTTGTGCAAAACATGCTGTAACTGGTTTGACCAAGAATTTAGCGGTAGAGCTTGGACAATTCGGCATTCGAGTCAATTGTTTGTCACCTTACGCAGTAGCCACACCATTAGCCACAAATTTCCTTGAGATGGATAGAGAAGCGGTGGAGAACAAGGCGAACTTACTTGCAAACCTCAAAGGTGTGACGCTTAAAGCTGATGATATTGCTAAAGCAGCCCTTTTCTTGGTGAGCGACGAGGCAAAGTACATTAGCGGGCAAAACTTGTTTATCGATGGTGGATTTGGTATTGTTAATCCATCGTTCAACATGTTCCAATACCCCGATAGCCTTTGA